In Procambarus clarkii isolate CNS0578487 chromosome 60, FALCON_Pclarkii_2.0, whole genome shotgun sequence, one genomic interval encodes:
- the LOC123766793 gene encoding exoskeleton protein RP43-like, whose amino-acid sequence MCNSGGLFVHLLPFLLVTSPITASFLNKLKLADTVEDPKVLKDQDSVFMRQATASCFSQVLRADSGNISVGSATTNYQNGLNCEWQILLSPGKIVNITWISIDLESSPNCSFDYVQIQNLNESGQMLQSFKYCGTTLPPAFTSSSNQVLVKFKTDSSVTRQGFSLLYNGVSTRNGTSTSVIPTTRLNPTTTLLTTTTARPTTTTRRTTAPPTTTTHRTTARPTTTTHRTTARPTTTTRRTTARPTTTTRRTTTTRSTSSGLSCDRSQWLTDNSGIIRVWSGVADYQNFLNCTWYINVQPGSTVNITWVVFDLENSSSCHYDYVQVQDLSASGEVIRRLVYCGSVLPPAFTSTSSRVTLTFRTDGSVTKRGFSLLYTSARTDTSTWTTRPTTTPTWTTRPTTTSSAWVNPNPSPPYCQPMNELSSPRASISVGSASEQYWNYQECEWRLRTPPGTVIRIAWLTFDLEQGVSCSYDYVEVLEISNVSSKIRGKYCGGGLPPPLIMSSNAAVIRFHSDGYVTGQGFTLLYDSIPSPIDSIMIPA is encoded by the exons ATGTGTAATTCTGGTGGTCTCTTTGTGCACCTCTTGCCCTTCCTGCTGGTGACTAGCCCCATCACTGCCTCCTTCCTGAATAAATTAAAG CTAGCTGACACTGTGGAAGACCCGAAGGTTCTCAAAGACCAGGATTCTGTCTTCATGCGACAGGCAACAGCTTCATGTTTTTCTCAAG TGTTGAGAGCAGACTCTGGTAACATCAGTGTAGGGTCAGCCACTACCAACTATCAAAATGGTCTAAACTGTGAGTGGCAGATCCTCTTAAGTCCTGGCAAGATTGTGAATATAACCTGGATTTCCATTGATCTGGAATCTTCACCCAACTGCAGCTTTGATTATGTTCAAATACAGAATCTGAATGAATCTGGACAAATGTTACAAAG CTTCAAGTACTGTGGAACAACTCTTCCACCAGCCTTCACGTCATCCAGCAATCAAGTTCTGGTGAAATTCAAGACCGATTCATCTGTAACCAGACAAGGCTTCTCTCTCCTCTACAATGGTGTGTCAACTAGAAATG GTACCTCAACCAGTGTGATACCAACGACACGCCTAAATCCAACTACAACCCTCCTCACCACGACTACAGCCCGCCCTACCACCACAACCCGCCGCACCAcagccccccctaccaccacaacccaccgcaCCACAGCCCGccctaccaccacaacccaccgcaCCACAGCCCGCCCTACCACCACAACCCGCCGCACCACAGCCCGCCCTACCACCACAACCCGCCGCACCACCACAACCCGCTCTACCTCCAGTGGCTTGTCTTGTGATAGATCACAAT GGCTAACAGACAACTCGGGGATAATCAGAGTGTGGTCAGGCGTAGCAGACTACCAAAATTTTCTGAACTGCACGTGGTACATCAATGTACAGCCTGGTAGCACTGTCAACATCACTTGGGTCGTCTTTGATCTTGAAAATTCAAGCTCCTGCCATTATGATTATGTTCAAGTACAAGACTTGTCTGCCTCTGGTGAAGTGATACGACG CCTGGTGTACTGCGGGAGTGTCCTGCCCCCAGccttcacctccaccagcagccgtgTGACCCTCACCTTCAGGACGGACGGAAGTGTCACCAAGAGAGGCTTCTCTCTCCTCTACACCAGTGCCCGCACCGATACCT CCACCTGGACGACCCGGCCCACGACCACACCGACCTGGACGACCCGGCCCACGACCACATCGTCTGCCTGGGTCAACCCCAACCCGTCACCTCCATACTGCCAGCCTATGAACG AGTTGTCCTCTCCGagggccagcatcagtgttgggtCGGCCAGCGAGCAGTATTGGAACTATCAAGAGTGTGAGTGGAGGCTTCGTACTCCTCCTGGCACCGTCATACGCATAGCCTGGTTGACCTTTGACCTCGAGCAAGGTGTCTCTTGCAGTTATGACTATGTTGAAGTCCTGGAAATTTCTAATGTTAGCTCAAAGATTAGAGG GAAGTACTGTGGAGGTGGTCTACCTCCTCCCTTGATCATGTCGTCCAACGCGGCAGTGATCAGGTTCCATAGCGATGGTTACGTCACCGGccagggcttcaccctcctctatgACAGCATTCCCAGTCCAATTGACAGC ATTATGATCCCTGCATGA